A genomic stretch from Coffea arabica cultivar ET-39 chromosome 10c, Coffea Arabica ET-39 HiFi, whole genome shotgun sequence includes:
- the LOC113714810 gene encoding uncharacterized protein isoform X1: MGTKKSILRKSEGRIWSFVLPSSISSSIFVPVETGGEREKIHCVLRGIKSTRLLHKLIVPATDGRSPKNMLRDGMTQTPSRFELLSMVRKHSKFLAKPSADEDDASDVEMDTHFWHDVLNMYFVSGKESRGRQEDDMLFFVRKGSDGNGSSESGEDNSPFFVRRWAPKLDELVGDSLLTVDWRRSFYLNLIAHSSFTVTVAICSHQVLRNYQSVQGRPLAPIYKVVKTVYASPSRINFHLDSRKAVETTAAYPDICFAVDDFDSTFDAVVLTDVDHCYCVILNANDGAAFPYENLRQDNSSRDNFSLKSGTTAVKTKSSKTTLFSGFVSYQMVRDAYDAGRTGFGSLLSLAHSPGKADRLYMKGPGGRGEVEVAVSGVVDQGKEEWDHHSSKGLSIGKIVRRAASVASVAAKHAYAAASSTRSSYEEMLPLRCCLMSISLPWEHIAHDLLFKGSPPVNL, translated from the exons ATGGGGACAAAAAAaagtattttgagaaaaagtgagggacgaattTGGTCATTTGTCCTTCCCAGCTCAATTTCATCGAGTATCTTCGTTCCCGTGGAAACaggtggagagagagagaaaatccactGTGTCCTGCGTGGCATCAAATCCACGCGTCTCCTCCACAA GTTAATAGTTCCGGCGACAGACGGCCGAAGTCCAAAAAATATGCTGCGTGACGGCATGACCCAAACTCCTAGTCG GTTTGAGTTGTTGAGTATGGTGAGAAAGCATTCCAAGTTTCTAGCAAAACCTTCAGCAGATGAAGATGATGCCTCGGATGTGGAAATGGATACCCATTTCTGGCATGATGTATTGAATATGTATTTTGTAAGCGGTAAGGAGTCTAGGGGCCGTCAGGAGGATGATATGCTGTTCTTTGTTAGAAAG GGTTCGGATGGAAATGGTTCAAGTGAGAGCGGGGAAGACAATTCTCCTTTCTTCGTACGCAGGTGGGCACCTAAG TTGGATGAATTAGTTGGTGATAGTTTATTAACAGTGGACTGGCGGCGctcattttacttgaatttaatTGCTCATAGCTCCTTTACTGTTACAGTTGCTATTTGCAG TCATCAGGTGCTTCGGAATTATCAGAGTGTCCAAGGCAGACCTCTGGCTCCAATATACAAG GTTGTGAAGACTGTCTATGCATCTCCAAGTCGTATCAATTTCCATTTGGACTCTAGAAAGGCAG TAGAAACAACCGCTGCCTATCCAGATATATGTTTCGCTGTTGACGACTTTGATTCCACATTTGATGCAGTG GTGTTGACAGATGTAGATCATTGTTATTGTGTAATccttaatgcaaatgatggggCAGCATTTCCATATGAAAATTTACGGCAAGATAACAGTTCTAGagacaatttttctttgaagagtGGCACAACAGCAGTGAAGACAAAGAGTTCTAAG ACTACTCTTTTCTCAGGCTTTGTTAGCTATCAGATGGTCCGAGATGCCTACGATG CTGGGAGGACTGGATTTGGGAGCCTTCTGTCACTTGCTCATTCTCCAGGCAAAGCAGATAGACTTTACATGAAAGGACCTGGAGGACGTGGCGAAGTTGAGGTGGCTGTTTCTGGTGTTGTAG ACCAAGGCAAGGAAGAATGGGATCATCATTCTAGTAAAGGATTAAGCATTGGCAAAATTGTAAGGAGGGCAGCATCTGTTGCTTCTGTCGCAGCAAAGCATGCTTATGCTGCTGCTTCTTCCACCCGCAGTTCTTATGAGGAGATGCTTCCCCTGAGGTGCTGCTTGATGTCCATATCACTGCCATGGGAACATATTGCTCATGATcttttattcaag GGAAGTCCTCCAGTGAACTTGTAG
- the LOC113714810 gene encoding uncharacterized protein isoform X2 has translation MGTKKSILRKSEGRIWSFVLPSSISSSIFVPVETGGEREKIHCVLRGIKSTRLLHKLIVPATDGRSPKNMLRDGMTQTPSRFELLSMVRKHSKFLAKPSADEDDASDVEMDTHFWHDVLNMYFVSGKESRGRQEDDMLFFVRKGSDGNGSSESGEDNSPFFVRSHQVLRNYQSVQGRPLAPIYKVVKTVYASPSRINFHLDSRKAVETTAAYPDICFAVDDFDSTFDAVVLTDVDHCYCVILNANDGAAFPYENLRQDNSSRDNFSLKSGTTAVKTKSSKTTLFSGFVSYQMVRDAYDAGRTGFGSLLSLAHSPGKADRLYMKGPGGRGEVEVAVSGVVDQGKEEWDHHSSKGLSIGKIVRRAASVASVAAKHAYAAASSTRSSYEEMLPLRCCLMSISLPWEHIAHDLLFKGSPPVNL, from the exons ATGGGGACAAAAAAaagtattttgagaaaaagtgagggacgaattTGGTCATTTGTCCTTCCCAGCTCAATTTCATCGAGTATCTTCGTTCCCGTGGAAACaggtggagagagagagaaaatccactGTGTCCTGCGTGGCATCAAATCCACGCGTCTCCTCCACAA GTTAATAGTTCCGGCGACAGACGGCCGAAGTCCAAAAAATATGCTGCGTGACGGCATGACCCAAACTCCTAGTCG GTTTGAGTTGTTGAGTATGGTGAGAAAGCATTCCAAGTTTCTAGCAAAACCTTCAGCAGATGAAGATGATGCCTCGGATGTGGAAATGGATACCCATTTCTGGCATGATGTATTGAATATGTATTTTGTAAGCGGTAAGGAGTCTAGGGGCCGTCAGGAGGATGATATGCTGTTCTTTGTTAGAAAG GGTTCGGATGGAAATGGTTCAAGTGAGAGCGGGGAAGACAATTCTCCTTTCTTCGTACGCAG TCATCAGGTGCTTCGGAATTATCAGAGTGTCCAAGGCAGACCTCTGGCTCCAATATACAAG GTTGTGAAGACTGTCTATGCATCTCCAAGTCGTATCAATTTCCATTTGGACTCTAGAAAGGCAG TAGAAACAACCGCTGCCTATCCAGATATATGTTTCGCTGTTGACGACTTTGATTCCACATTTGATGCAGTG GTGTTGACAGATGTAGATCATTGTTATTGTGTAATccttaatgcaaatgatggggCAGCATTTCCATATGAAAATTTACGGCAAGATAACAGTTCTAGagacaatttttctttgaagagtGGCACAACAGCAGTGAAGACAAAGAGTTCTAAG ACTACTCTTTTCTCAGGCTTTGTTAGCTATCAGATGGTCCGAGATGCCTACGATG CTGGGAGGACTGGATTTGGGAGCCTTCTGTCACTTGCTCATTCTCCAGGCAAAGCAGATAGACTTTACATGAAAGGACCTGGAGGACGTGGCGAAGTTGAGGTGGCTGTTTCTGGTGTTGTAG ACCAAGGCAAGGAAGAATGGGATCATCATTCTAGTAAAGGATTAAGCATTGGCAAAATTGTAAGGAGGGCAGCATCTGTTGCTTCTGTCGCAGCAAAGCATGCTTATGCTGCTGCTTCTTCCACCCGCAGTTCTTATGAGGAGATGCTTCCCCTGAGGTGCTGCTTGATGTCCATATCACTGCCATGGGAACATATTGCTCATGATcttttattcaag GGAAGTCCTCCAGTGAACTTGTAG
- the LOC113714810 gene encoding uncharacterized protein isoform X3 has protein sequence MGTKKSILRKSEGRIWSFVLPSSISSSIFVPVETGGEREKIHCVLRGIKSTRLLHKLIVPATDGRSPKNMLRDGMTQTPSRFELLSMVRKHSKFLAKPSADEDDASDVEMDTHFWHDVLNMYFVSGKESRGRQEDDMLFFVRKGSDGNGSSESGEDNSPFFVRRWAPKLDELVGDSLLTVDWRRSFYLNLIAHSSFTVTVAICSHQVLRNYQSVQGRPLAPIYKVVKTVYASPSRINFHLDSRKAVETTAAYPDICFAVDDFDSTFDAVVLTDVDHCYCVILNANDGAAFPYENLRQDNSSRDNFSLKSGTTAVKTKSSKTTLFSGFVSYQMVRDAYDDQGKEEWDHHSSKGLSIGKIVRRAASVASVAAKHAYAAASSTRSSYEEMLPLRCCLMSISLPWEHIAHDLLFKGSPPVNL, from the exons ATGGGGACAAAAAAaagtattttgagaaaaagtgagggacgaattTGGTCATTTGTCCTTCCCAGCTCAATTTCATCGAGTATCTTCGTTCCCGTGGAAACaggtggagagagagagaaaatccactGTGTCCTGCGTGGCATCAAATCCACGCGTCTCCTCCACAA GTTAATAGTTCCGGCGACAGACGGCCGAAGTCCAAAAAATATGCTGCGTGACGGCATGACCCAAACTCCTAGTCG GTTTGAGTTGTTGAGTATGGTGAGAAAGCATTCCAAGTTTCTAGCAAAACCTTCAGCAGATGAAGATGATGCCTCGGATGTGGAAATGGATACCCATTTCTGGCATGATGTATTGAATATGTATTTTGTAAGCGGTAAGGAGTCTAGGGGCCGTCAGGAGGATGATATGCTGTTCTTTGTTAGAAAG GGTTCGGATGGAAATGGTTCAAGTGAGAGCGGGGAAGACAATTCTCCTTTCTTCGTACGCAGGTGGGCACCTAAG TTGGATGAATTAGTTGGTGATAGTTTATTAACAGTGGACTGGCGGCGctcattttacttgaatttaatTGCTCATAGCTCCTTTACTGTTACAGTTGCTATTTGCAG TCATCAGGTGCTTCGGAATTATCAGAGTGTCCAAGGCAGACCTCTGGCTCCAATATACAAG GTTGTGAAGACTGTCTATGCATCTCCAAGTCGTATCAATTTCCATTTGGACTCTAGAAAGGCAG TAGAAACAACCGCTGCCTATCCAGATATATGTTTCGCTGTTGACGACTTTGATTCCACATTTGATGCAGTG GTGTTGACAGATGTAGATCATTGTTATTGTGTAATccttaatgcaaatgatggggCAGCATTTCCATATGAAAATTTACGGCAAGATAACAGTTCTAGagacaatttttctttgaagagtGGCACAACAGCAGTGAAGACAAAGAGTTCTAAG ACTACTCTTTTCTCAGGCTTTGTTAGCTATCAGATGGTCCGAGATGCCTACGATG ACCAAGGCAAGGAAGAATGGGATCATCATTCTAGTAAAGGATTAAGCATTGGCAAAATTGTAAGGAGGGCAGCATCTGTTGCTTCTGTCGCAGCAAAGCATGCTTATGCTGCTGCTTCTTCCACCCGCAGTTCTTATGAGGAGATGCTTCCCCTGAGGTGCTGCTTGATGTCCATATCACTGCCATGGGAACATATTGCTCATGATcttttattcaag GGAAGTCCTCCAGTGAACTTGTAG
- the LOC113714810 gene encoding uncharacterized protein isoform X4 produces MGTKKSILRKSEGRIWSFVLPSSISSSIFVPVETGGEREKIHCVLRGIKSTRLLHKLIVPATDGRSPKNMLRDGMTQTPSRFELLSMVRKHSKFLAKPSADEDDASDVEMDTHFWHDVLNMYFVSGKESRGRQEDDMLFFVRKGSDGNGSSESGEDNSPFFVRRWAPKLDELVGDSLLTVDWRRSFYLNLIAHSSFTVTVAICSHQVLRNYQSVQGRPLAPIYKVVKTVYASPSRINFHLDSRKAVETTAAYPDICFAVDDFDSTFDAVVLTDVDHCYCVILNANDGAAFPYENLRQDNSSRDNFSLKSGTTAVKTKSSKTTLFSGFVSYQMVRDAYDAGRTGFGSLLSLAHSPGKADRLYMKGPGGRGEVEVAVSGVVGAACI; encoded by the exons ATGGGGACAAAAAAaagtattttgagaaaaagtgagggacgaattTGGTCATTTGTCCTTCCCAGCTCAATTTCATCGAGTATCTTCGTTCCCGTGGAAACaggtggagagagagagaaaatccactGTGTCCTGCGTGGCATCAAATCCACGCGTCTCCTCCACAA GTTAATAGTTCCGGCGACAGACGGCCGAAGTCCAAAAAATATGCTGCGTGACGGCATGACCCAAACTCCTAGTCG GTTTGAGTTGTTGAGTATGGTGAGAAAGCATTCCAAGTTTCTAGCAAAACCTTCAGCAGATGAAGATGATGCCTCGGATGTGGAAATGGATACCCATTTCTGGCATGATGTATTGAATATGTATTTTGTAAGCGGTAAGGAGTCTAGGGGCCGTCAGGAGGATGATATGCTGTTCTTTGTTAGAAAG GGTTCGGATGGAAATGGTTCAAGTGAGAGCGGGGAAGACAATTCTCCTTTCTTCGTACGCAGGTGGGCACCTAAG TTGGATGAATTAGTTGGTGATAGTTTATTAACAGTGGACTGGCGGCGctcattttacttgaatttaatTGCTCATAGCTCCTTTACTGTTACAGTTGCTATTTGCAG TCATCAGGTGCTTCGGAATTATCAGAGTGTCCAAGGCAGACCTCTGGCTCCAATATACAAG GTTGTGAAGACTGTCTATGCATCTCCAAGTCGTATCAATTTCCATTTGGACTCTAGAAAGGCAG TAGAAACAACCGCTGCCTATCCAGATATATGTTTCGCTGTTGACGACTTTGATTCCACATTTGATGCAGTG GTGTTGACAGATGTAGATCATTGTTATTGTGTAATccttaatgcaaatgatggggCAGCATTTCCATATGAAAATTTACGGCAAGATAACAGTTCTAGagacaatttttctttgaagagtGGCACAACAGCAGTGAAGACAAAGAGTTCTAAG ACTACTCTTTTCTCAGGCTTTGTTAGCTATCAGATGGTCCGAGATGCCTACGATG CTGGGAGGACTGGATTTGGGAGCCTTCTGTCACTTGCTCATTCTCCAGGCAAAGCAGATAGACTTTACATGAAAGGACCTGGAGGACGTGGCGAAGTTGAGGTGGCTGTTTCTGGTGTTGTAG GTGCTGCTTGCATTTAG